The Chlorocebus sabaeus isolate Y175 chromosome 6, mChlSab1.0.hap1, whole genome shotgun sequence genome has a segment encoding these proteins:
- the LOC103247837 gene encoding leukocyte immunoglobulin-like receptor subfamily A member 6 isoform X5: MTPALTALFCLGEISRWGGGDPSLEGTPPHTQALVHQETSKPQEAPGQGGSAQASGANLTGNSLPGLSLGPRTRVQAGPLPKPTLWAEPGSVIIRGSPVTIWCRGNLEAQEYRLDKEGSTEPWDRQKPLEPKNKARFSIPSMTEYQAGRFRCYYLSPEGWSEHSDPLELVVTGAYSKPTLSALPSPVVASGGNVTLRCGSPKGYQHFVLIEEGEHRLPRTLDSQQLHSGWYQALFPVGPVTPSHRWTFRCYGYYRNTSQVWSHPSDPLEILASGVSRKPSLLTLQSPVVAPGETLTLQCGSNVGYDRFALYKEGERDFLQSPGQLQAGLSQVNFTVGPVRGSHGGQYRCYGAHNLSSEWSAPSDPLDILISRQFYVTISLSVQPGPKVASGENVTLLCQSWGQFHTFLLTKEGAAHPLLRLRSKHRAPKYQAEFPMGPVTSVHKGTYRCYGSHSYSPHLLSLPSDPLELMVSGPSGGSSPPPTGPCSTPGESLRPLGERGLPQGSLSLPKDPIPLPSRTGLCPRDSEAGLVRSGGFKAKGGVGAQPRGKADGFMWGARQPQPSPPCPDPRGPEDQPLNPSGSGE; encoded by the exons ATGACCCCCGCCCTCACAGCCCTGTTCTGCCTCGGTGAGATTTCCAGATGGGGAGGGGGAGATCCGAGTCTTGAAGggaccccaccccacacacaagCCCTGGTCCATCAGGAGACCTCAAAACCTCAGGAGGCACCAGGGCAGGGAGGGTCTGCTCAGGCTTCAGGGGCAAATCTCACTGGGAACTCTCTTCCAGGGCTGAGTCTGGGCCCCAGGACCCGCGTGCAGGCAG GGCCCCTCCCCAAACCCACCCTCTGGGCTGAGCCAGGCTCTGTGATCATCCGGGGGAGCCCCGTGACCATCTGGTGTCGGGGGAACCTGGAGGCCCAGGAGTACCGTCTGGATAAAGAGGGAAGCACAGAGCCCTGGGACAGACAGAAACCACTGGAGCCCAAGAACAAGGCCAGATTCTCCATCCCATCCATGACAGAGTACCAGGCAGGGAGATTTCGCTGTTACTATCTCAGCCCTGAAGGCTGGTCAGAGCACAGTGACCCCCTGGAGCTGGTGGTGACAG GAGCCTACAGCAAACCCACCCTCtcagccctgcccagccctgtgGTGGCCTCAGGAGGGAACGTGACCCTCCGATGTGGTTCACCGAAGGGATATCAGCATTTTGTTCTGATTGAGGAAGGAGAACACAGGCTCCCCCGGACCCTGGACTCACAGCAGCTCCACAGTGGGTGGTACCAGGCCCTGTTCCCTGTGGGCCCCGTGACCCCCAGCCACAGGTGGACGTTCAGATGCTATGGATACTACAGGAACACCTCCCAGGTGTGGTCCCACCCCAGTGACCCCCTGGAGATTCTGGCCTCAG GCGTGTCTAGGAAGCCCTCCCTCCTGACCCTGCAGAGCCCTGTCGTGGCCCCTGGAGAGACCCTGACCCTGCAGTGTGGCTCTAACGTCGGCTACGACAGATTTGCTCTGTACAAGGAGGGGGAACGTGACTTCCTCCAGAGCCCTGGTCAGCTCCAGGCTGGGCTCTCCCAAGTCAACTTCACCGTGGGCCCTGTGAGGGGCTCCCACGGGGGCCAGTACAGATGCTACGGTGCACACAACCTCTCCTCCGAGTGGTCGGCCCCCAGCGATCCCCTGGACATCCTGATCTCAA GACAGTTCTACGTCACGATCTCCCTCTCGGTGCAGCCGGGTCCCAAGGTGGCCTCAGGAGAGAACGTGACCCTGCTGTGTcagtcatgggggcagttccacACTTTCCTTCTGACTAAGGAGGGGGCAGCCCATCCCCTGCTGCGTCTGAGATCAAAGCACCGAGCTCCTAAGTACCAGGCTGAATTCCCCATGGGTCCTGTGACCTCAGTCCACAAGGGGACCTACAGGTGCTACGGCTCACACAGCTACAGCCCCCACCTGCTGTCTCTCCCCAGTGACCCCCTGGAGCTCATGGTCTCAG GACCCTCTGGAGGCTCCAGCCCCCCACCCACAGGGCCATGCTCCACACCTGGTGAGTCACTGAGGCCTCTTGGGGAGCGCGGCCTCCCCCAGGGCAGTCTGAGTCTCCCGAAGGATCCCATTCCCCTCCCCTCTAGGACAGGCTTGTGTCCCAGGGACTCTGAGGCTGGGCTGGTGAGGAGTGGGGGGTTCAAGGCAAAGGGAGGTGTTGGGGCCCAGCCTAGGGGAAAAGCAGATGGGTTCATGTGGGGAGCAAGGCAGCCCCAGCCCTCACCTCCCTGTCCTGACCCCAGAGGTCCTGAGGACCAGCCCCTCAACCCCTCAGGGTCAGGCGAGTGA
- the LOC103247837 gene encoding leukocyte immunoglobulin-like receptor subfamily A member 6 isoform X11: protein MTPALTALFCLGLSLGPRTRVQAGPLPKPTLWAEPGSVIIRGSPVTIWCRGNLEAQEYRLDKEGSTEPWDRQKPLEPKNKARFSIPSMTEYQAGRFRCYYLSPEGWSEHSDPLELVVTGAYSKPTLSALPSPVVASGGNVTLRCGSPKGYQHFVLIEEGEHRLPRTLDSQQLHSGWYQALFPVGPVTPSHRWTFRCYGYYRNTSQVWSHPSDPLEILASGVSRKPSLLTLQSPVVAPGETLTLQCGSNVGYDRFALYKEGERDFLQSPGQLQAGLSQVNFTVGPVRGSHGGQYRCYGAHNLSSEWSAPSDPLDILISRQFYVTISLSVQPGPKVASGENVTLLCQSWGQFHTFLLTKEGAAHPLLRLRSKHRAPKYQAEFPMGPVTSVHKGTYRCYGSHSYSPHLLSLPSDPLELMVSGPSGGSSPPPTGPCSTPGESLRPLGERGLPQGSLSLPKDPIPLPSRTGLCPRDSEAGLVRSGGFKAKGGVGAQPRGKADGFMWGARQPQPSPPCPDPRGPEDQPLNPSGSGE, encoded by the exons ATGACCCCCGCCCTCACAGCCCTGTTCTGCCTCG GGCTGAGTCTGGGCCCCAGGACCCGCGTGCAGGCAG GGCCCCTCCCCAAACCCACCCTCTGGGCTGAGCCAGGCTCTGTGATCATCCGGGGGAGCCCCGTGACCATCTGGTGTCGGGGGAACCTGGAGGCCCAGGAGTACCGTCTGGATAAAGAGGGAAGCACAGAGCCCTGGGACAGACAGAAACCACTGGAGCCCAAGAACAAGGCCAGATTCTCCATCCCATCCATGACAGAGTACCAGGCAGGGAGATTTCGCTGTTACTATCTCAGCCCTGAAGGCTGGTCAGAGCACAGTGACCCCCTGGAGCTGGTGGTGACAG GAGCCTACAGCAAACCCACCCTCtcagccctgcccagccctgtgGTGGCCTCAGGAGGGAACGTGACCCTCCGATGTGGTTCACCGAAGGGATATCAGCATTTTGTTCTGATTGAGGAAGGAGAACACAGGCTCCCCCGGACCCTGGACTCACAGCAGCTCCACAGTGGGTGGTACCAGGCCCTGTTCCCTGTGGGCCCCGTGACCCCCAGCCACAGGTGGACGTTCAGATGCTATGGATACTACAGGAACACCTCCCAGGTGTGGTCCCACCCCAGTGACCCCCTGGAGATTCTGGCCTCAG GCGTGTCTAGGAAGCCCTCCCTCCTGACCCTGCAGAGCCCTGTCGTGGCCCCTGGAGAGACCCTGACCCTGCAGTGTGGCTCTAACGTCGGCTACGACAGATTTGCTCTGTACAAGGAGGGGGAACGTGACTTCCTCCAGAGCCCTGGTCAGCTCCAGGCTGGGCTCTCCCAAGTCAACTTCACCGTGGGCCCTGTGAGGGGCTCCCACGGGGGCCAGTACAGATGCTACGGTGCACACAACCTCTCCTCCGAGTGGTCGGCCCCCAGCGATCCCCTGGACATCCTGATCTCAA GACAGTTCTACGTCACGATCTCCCTCTCGGTGCAGCCGGGTCCCAAGGTGGCCTCAGGAGAGAACGTGACCCTGCTGTGTcagtcatgggggcagttccacACTTTCCTTCTGACTAAGGAGGGGGCAGCCCATCCCCTGCTGCGTCTGAGATCAAAGCACCGAGCTCCTAAGTACCAGGCTGAATTCCCCATGGGTCCTGTGACCTCAGTCCACAAGGGGACCTACAGGTGCTACGGCTCACACAGCTACAGCCCCCACCTGCTGTCTCTCCCCAGTGACCCCCTGGAGCTCATGGTCTCAG GACCCTCTGGAGGCTCCAGCCCCCCACCCACAGGGCCATGCTCCACACCTGGTGAGTCACTGAGGCCTCTTGGGGAGCGCGGCCTCCCCCAGGGCAGTCTGAGTCTCCCGAAGGATCCCATTCCCCTCCCCTCTAGGACAGGCTTGTGTCCCAGGGACTCTGAGGCTGGGCTGGTGAGGAGTGGGGGGTTCAAGGCAAAGGGAGGTGTTGGGGCCCAGCCTAGGGGAAAAGCAGATGGGTTCATGTGGGGAGCAAGGCAGCCCCAGCCCTCACCTCCCTGTCCTGACCCCAGAGGTCCTGAGGACCAGCCCCTCAACCCCTCAGGGTCAGGCGAGTGA
- the LOC103247837 gene encoding leukocyte immunoglobulin-like receptor subfamily A member 6 isoform X17 encodes MTPALTALFCLGLSLGPRTRVQAGPLPKPTLWAEPGSVIIRGSPVTIWCRGNLEAQEYRLDKEGSTEPWDRQKPLEPKNKARFSIPSMTEYQAGRFRCYYLSPEGWSEHSDPLELVVTGAYSKPTLSALPSPVVASGGNVTLRCGSPKGYQHFVLIEEGEHRLPRTLDSQQLHSGWYQALFPVGPVTPSHRWTFRCYGYYRNTSQVWSHPSDPLEILASGVSRKPSLLTLQSPVVAPGETLTLQCGSNVGYDRFALYKEGERDFLQSPGQLQAGLSQVNFTVGPVRGSHGGQYRCYGAHNLSSEWSAPSDPLDILISRQFYVTISLSVQPGPKVASGENVTLLCQSWGQFHTFLLTKEGAAHPLLRLRSKHRAPKYQAEFPMGPVTSVHKGTYRCYGSHSYSPHLLSLPSDPLELMVSGPSGGSSPPPTGPCSTPASHPQDYTVENLIRMGMAGLILVVLGILLFEVQHSQRSPQDAASR; translated from the exons ATGACCCCCGCCCTCACAGCCCTGTTCTGCCTCG GGCTGAGTCTGGGCCCCAGGACCCGCGTGCAGGCAG GGCCCCTCCCCAAACCCACCCTCTGGGCTGAGCCAGGCTCTGTGATCATCCGGGGGAGCCCCGTGACCATCTGGTGTCGGGGGAACCTGGAGGCCCAGGAGTACCGTCTGGATAAAGAGGGAAGCACAGAGCCCTGGGACAGACAGAAACCACTGGAGCCCAAGAACAAGGCCAGATTCTCCATCCCATCCATGACAGAGTACCAGGCAGGGAGATTTCGCTGTTACTATCTCAGCCCTGAAGGCTGGTCAGAGCACAGTGACCCCCTGGAGCTGGTGGTGACAG GAGCCTACAGCAAACCCACCCTCtcagccctgcccagccctgtgGTGGCCTCAGGAGGGAACGTGACCCTCCGATGTGGTTCACCGAAGGGATATCAGCATTTTGTTCTGATTGAGGAAGGAGAACACAGGCTCCCCCGGACCCTGGACTCACAGCAGCTCCACAGTGGGTGGTACCAGGCCCTGTTCCCTGTGGGCCCCGTGACCCCCAGCCACAGGTGGACGTTCAGATGCTATGGATACTACAGGAACACCTCCCAGGTGTGGTCCCACCCCAGTGACCCCCTGGAGATTCTGGCCTCAG GCGTGTCTAGGAAGCCCTCCCTCCTGACCCTGCAGAGCCCTGTCGTGGCCCCTGGAGAGACCCTGACCCTGCAGTGTGGCTCTAACGTCGGCTACGACAGATTTGCTCTGTACAAGGAGGGGGAACGTGACTTCCTCCAGAGCCCTGGTCAGCTCCAGGCTGGGCTCTCCCAAGTCAACTTCACCGTGGGCCCTGTGAGGGGCTCCCACGGGGGCCAGTACAGATGCTACGGTGCACACAACCTCTCCTCCGAGTGGTCGGCCCCCAGCGATCCCCTGGACATCCTGATCTCAA GACAGTTCTACGTCACGATCTCCCTCTCGGTGCAGCCGGGTCCCAAGGTGGCCTCAGGAGAGAACGTGACCCTGCTGTGTcagtcatgggggcagttccacACTTTCCTTCTGACTAAGGAGGGGGCAGCCCATCCCCTGCTGCGTCTGAGATCAAAGCACCGAGCTCCTAAGTACCAGGCTGAATTCCCCATGGGTCCTGTGACCTCAGTCCACAAGGGGACCTACAGGTGCTACGGCTCACACAGCTACAGCCCCCACCTGCTGTCTCTCCCCAGTGACCCCCTGGAGCTCATGGTCTCAG GACCCTCTGGAGGCTCCAGCCCCCCACCCACAGGGCCATGCTCCACACCTG